CCGCGACGGCGACCAGGAGGGACCCGGCCGCCATCGTCGCCCGCGGCGTCGCCCGCGGTTTGACGGAGAACTCGTACCAGCACCGCAGAATCTGGCTCCCCATCCCGAACACGTCGCGGACGAGGTCCACCTTCGTGTCGCCCTTCGGCGTCCAGCGTACGGGGAACTCGTTGATGCGGTAGCCCTGGCGCTGGGCGCGGACGAGCACCTCGGTGTCCCAGAACCAGTGCTGGTCGGCCACGTCGTCGAGCAGGTCGAACAGCGCCTCGCGGTCGAACGCCTTGAACCCGCACTGGTGGTCGCGCAGGTCGGAGCCGAGCATCGTCCGCGTCAGCGTGTTGAACCCGCGGGAGGGGACGCCGCGCTTGCGGGGGCGTTCGGCCACCTCGCCGGGGATCCAGCGCGAGCCGGTGGCGACGTCGTACTCGCCCGAGCGCACCGACTCGACCAGTTCTTCGAGGTGGCCCATGTCGGTGGCGAGGTCGGTGTCGAAGTAGACGAGGGTCTCGCCGTCGGCCTCCCGGAACGCCCGGACGAGCGCACCGCCCCGCCCCAGTCGCTCGTCGGAGTGGACGTGTCTGACTCGCGGGTCCCGCCCGGCGAACCGCGCGGCTATCTCCGGGGTCCGGTCGTCACAGCCGTCCTCGGCGACGATGACTTCGAACGAGTCCTCGGGGAGGAACGAACCGAGCGTGTCGAGGGTCGTCTCGATGGTGCCCTCGATGGTCGCCTCCTCGTTGTACGCGGGGAGGACGACGCTCACCTCGACGGTCATTGCGCCGGAGTTGCGCACTGTGACGTATCAACCTTCTGGGTGCGTAGCGTGTCACGTTCGAATCGCTGTCCCGTCGACGCGCCGTATCGCCTCCGTGCTGACGAAGTACGTGGCTTCGGCGGTGAGGTCTGCGTTGGACTGCTCGGCGACCTGCGTCCCGTCGACCGTCGACCGAACCGTCCGGGTCCACGAGTAGCCACGTCGCACCCGGACGTAGACCCCGCCGTCCGCACGGTCGAGGACGGTCGTCTCAGCACCGAAGACGCCGCCGAGGCCGTAGCTGTCGACGTCGCTCGCCGCGAGCGCGTTCAGGACGAACGTCTCCTCGTACTGCAGTGCCGCCTGCGTCGCGGACTGGTTCGTCAGGGTCGAGGGCGGGTCCGGGTAGCCGTTCGGACCGGCCTGTTCGGTCCAGCGTGCGGTCGGGGGGGTGGGGTCCGGGCGTGTGGTCTCGACCGTCGTCTCGTCCGTGGCGCTCGGCGGAGCGCCAGAACTCCCACCGAGACAGCCGGCAGTGAGGAGGACCGCGACGAGGAGCAGTGAGTGGATGCGGAGGGCCATACCGGGGGTAGTCCCATCAACCGATAAGTATCTTCAGGTGGAACGTTCCCGCTGTTCAGCTGTCCGACACGACGCCGTCGGGTTGCTTTCGACAGCCAGCAACCGAACGCAACGAACGGAGCGGTGTCGCCGACCCGTCTCGTCGAGCGAGGTGTTCGACCGGGCACGAGAGCGTCGTCACCTGGTGGAGCGGCGTCGGTCCGGCGAACCGCCGCCACGACCAGCGAACTATCGACGGCAGTCACCGACGCGACGGTGCCATGCACTGGCAACCCACACATCTACTCGACTCACGCTGGTAGCGCCGGACGAGTTGCCGACCGGGGCGAAGGCCGGTCCGGGCGGTCCACCCCGATTCGTGCGTCGCGCGCGACGGCCTTCGGTACTGGCGTGACCGGTCGACAACGGCGGGTCAACACCATGCCTAAGGAAACCAAACTCGCGAATCCGGCACCGCTCGGCCTCATGGGTTTCGCACTGACGACGATGATCCTGAGCCTCATCAACGCCGGGCTGTTGCCGGACGAAGGCGGTATCGCCGTCGTCATCCCCCTCGCGATGGCCTACGGGGGGACGATGCAGATAGTCGCCGGTATCCTCGCGTTCCGGAAGGGCGACACGTTCGAGACGATGGCGTTCAACACCTACGGCGCGTTCTGGTGGTGGTTCGGACTGGCCGAACTGTTCGCCGTGAACGGTCTCCTCTCGCCGAGCACGACGGCCATCGGCGTCACCCTCGTCGGGTTCGGCGTCATCACCACCATCCTGCTCGTCGGGACGCTGAGACTCAACTGGGCGCTGTTCGCCGTGTTCGCGACGCTGGCGGCGACGTTCTACCTCGTCGGCGTCGGCGACTGGCTGGGCATCGACGTCCTGGTCACCGCCGGGGGCTACGTCGGCATGGTGACGGCCGTGCTCGCCGCGTACACCGCCGCTGCCGAGGTGCTCAACTGGACATTCGGCGAGGACCGCATCCCGCTCGGAGGCAGTCCGACGAGCGGCCGGCGAACCACCGCGCAGACCGCGGACTGACGGGTCGCTGTCGACCCGAGGTTCCGCTTTCCGGAGAACTGCGACCGTCCCGAGCGCCTCGCTCAGTCGGCTCCCTCGGGCGACCGGACCTCAGCGAAGTCGGCCAGCGCCACCTCGACGCGCTCCTCGGCGTCCGAGAGCGACGCGAACGGCCGGTCGACGACGAGGTTGCCCGCCCGCTGCTTCCCGAGGCCCGGAATCGCGGTGAGTTCGTCCATCGACGCCGCGTTCACGTCGAGGGGGTACGGGACGCCCGACACGGACCGGAACCCGTGGTCCGTGACCGCGACGTCGACCGTCCGACCGAGTTCGAGTTCGCCGGGAATCCCCACCAGCAGCGGGTAGGTCCCCAGCTGTCGGCCGAACGTCTTCCCGTCCTGGTGGTACTCCAGGTGGACGTCCGGCAGGCGCGTCCCGGCGGGCGCGACCCGTCGGAGCATCGGCCGGTCGATCTCCTCCCGAACGCGCGTCTTGTACTGCTTGAACAGCTTCTTGTGGTCCTTCGCTATCTGCGACCCCGTCTCGGACATCTCGGTGCCGTCGAACGCCATCACCTGCCGGATGTTGACCCGTCGGAGCATCAGGCCCGCGTCGTACACCCGGTGGAGGAACTGCTCGTTCAGGTCGTACGTCTCGCGGGTCTCGCCCTTCAGTCCGTGGAGCAGGTTGATGCCCGGCAGGAGTTTCGGGAGGCGATTCACCGCCTCGTCGCCGTGGGTCGGTGCCGTCGAAGAGTCCTCGCCGGGTCGCCACCCGGCCGCCTCGTTGACGATGCGGACCGCCTCGAAACACTCGTCGGCGGTGACGTTGAGGTTGTTCTCCTCCTGGACGACGGGGTCCGCGCTCTCCAGACCGAACGCCGCGGTGTCGCCGGGCGTGTTGTGCTTCGCGATGACCTCGATGCCCTCCCGCGAGCGCTCGGGGTACTCGACGACGGTGATGGGGTTCATGTTGTCGAGGTGGAGCGTCCCGAGGTCCGGGGCCACCTCGCGGATACCGCCGTAGAGGTCTCGCAGCGCGTCGGGGTTGGGGGCCTCGCCGTCGCCGCCGTAGGCGAGGATGTCGGCCTGCCGGCCGAGCCGGAAGTGCCGGACGCCGCGTTCGTACAGCGCCTCGACCTCGGCGACGACGGTCTCTGGCGGTCTGAACGTCGGGTTGCCGTACAGCGGTTCCGTGCAGAACGAGCAGCGGTACGGACAGCCCCGTCCAGTTTCGAGTTCGGCGATGAGGTAGTCCGGGTGGTTCGGGTGGTTCTCGACGACGAACGCGCCCTTGCGCGCCCAGCGCGTCACCTCTTCGACGTCGCGCATCCGGTTGTTGAACCCCTCCAGCCCGCTCT
This region of Halomarina salina genomic DNA includes:
- a CDS encoding acetate uptake transporter, with product MPKETKLANPAPLGLMGFALTTMILSLINAGLLPDEGGIAVVIPLAMAYGGTMQIVAGILAFRKGDTFETMAFNTYGAFWWWFGLAELFAVNGLLSPSTTAIGVTLVGFGVITTILLVGTLRLNWALFAVFATLAATFYLVGVGDWLGIDVLVTAGGYVGMVTAVLAAYTAAAEVLNWTFGEDRIPLGGSPTSGRRTTAQTAD
- a CDS encoding radical SAM protein, with the protein product MTDPATLDVTLVDGYVDEPAHFGVPPYVSTYPRYTAGALVDAGVPDERITYHTIDALRETPAKWQDVEEADLLIYIGGMTVPGKYVGGTPAEPDEVRRMAWTADGTTLMGGPVRFGVGDQNEGASDMERKDLDYDFVAKGDVEAAAYDLVESGLEGFNNRMRDVEEVTRWARKGAFVVENHPNHPDYLIAELETGRGCPYRCSFCTEPLYGNPTFRPPETVVAEVEALYERGVRHFRLGRQADILAYGGDGEAPNPDALRDLYGGIREVAPDLGTLHLDNMNPITVVEYPERSREGIEVIAKHNTPGDTAAFGLESADPVVQEENNLNVTADECFEAVRIVNEAAGWRPGEDSSTAPTHGDEAVNRLPKLLPGINLLHGLKGETRETYDLNEQFLHRVYDAGLMLRRVNIRQVMAFDGTEMSETGSQIAKDHKKLFKQYKTRVREEIDRPMLRRVAPAGTRLPDVHLEYHQDGKTFGRQLGTYPLLVGIPGELELGRTVDVAVTDHGFRSVSGVPYPLDVNAASMDELTAIPGLGKQRAGNLVVDRPFASLSDAEERVEVALADFAEVRSPEGAD